The proteins below are encoded in one region of Podarcis raffonei isolate rPodRaf1 chromosome 8, rPodRaf1.pri, whole genome shotgun sequence:
- the PLA2G2F gene encoding group IIF secretory phospholipase A2, whose product MRRLLLIAILGVGALSVIHGSLLNFKVLIERITHKNALIHFNGYGCYCGKGGRGKPRDQTDMCCYKHDCCYEGLHSKQCHPYIDHYRYLIINDDVICEYRNNSHCAVLACECDRHAALCFRKYAKTYNKKYHRYPYVLCKETTPKCRGSKKPK is encoded by the exons ATGAGGCGACTTCTCCTGATTGCTATCTTGGGGGTGGGCG CTCTGTCCGTCATCCACGGCAGCCTGCTCAACTTCAAGGTGCTGATCGAGAGGATTACCCACAAAAACGCCCTCATCCACTTCAATGGATACGGGTGCTACTGCGGAAAGGGCGGGAGAGGGAAGCCGAGGGACCAGACAGACAT GTGCTGCTATAAACACGACTGCTGCTATGAGGGTCTACACAGCAAGCAGTGCCACCCATATATTGATCACTACAGATACCTGATCATCAATGACGATGTTATCTGTG AGTACAGAAACAATTCCCACTGTGCCGTGTTGGCGTGCGAATGCGACCGTCATGCAGCCCTCTGCTTCCGAAAGTATGCCAAAACGTACAACAAGAAGTACCACCGTTACCCTTACGTCTTGTGCAAAGAAACCACCCCTAAATGTCGAGGCAGCAAGAAGCCGAAGTAG
- the LOC128420319 gene encoding basic phospholipase A2 Ceg-N6-like, whose amino-acid sequence MIKQMTGKNAIPDYMAYGCYCGWGGSGMPKDQTDWCCRNHDCCYKRVDEQGCDSKLATYSYTYKSGNVICGNEPWYWAMIPGTSIQCERLTCECDQKFVQCLKKNLKTYQKKYTYFPNFLCFGHPPLCPVEPRMRWSKEAVGGGSLHGIQNSVPVLHFPKEDLDRNAAATSKSSLLSTLQRFLQQKNQHTSSARHFPA is encoded by the exons ATGATCAAACAAATGACTGGGAAAAATGCCATACCAGATTACATGGCCTATGGGTGTTATTGTGGATGGGGAGGCAGCGGCATGCCAAAGGATCAAACTGACTG GTGCTGTCGTAACCATGACTGTTGCTACAAGAGAGTGGATGAGCAGGGATGTGACTCCAAACTTGCCACCTATTCTTACACCTACAAGTCAGGGAACGTCATCTGTG GAAACGAACCCTGGTATTGGGCAATGATTCCGGGTACTTCAATCCAGTGTGAGCGCCTGACCTGTGAATGCGACCAAAAGTTTGTGCAGTGCCTGAAAAAGAACTTAAAGACGTACCAGAAGAAGTACACCTATTTTCCCAACTTTTTGTGCTTTGGCCACCCTCCTCTGTGTCCTGTTGAGCCAAGAATGAGGTGGAGTAAGGAGGCAGTAGGGGGAGGGAGTTTGCATGGGATACAAAATTCAGTTCCGGTTTTGCATTTCCCTAAGGAAGACCTGGACAGAAATGCAGCTGCAACATCGAAAAGCTCCCTTCTTTCAACTTTGCAACGCTTTCTCcagcaaaaaaaccaacatacGAGTTCCGCTCGCCACTTTCCTGCAtga
- the LOC128419542 gene encoding neutral phospholipase A2 agkistrodotoxin-like — translation MKILWRSMVLLVCSVLAVNGNLFQFGRMIQKLTGKTSFPHYTTYGCYCGVGGQGKPRDDTDSCCLAHDCCYEKLKDCNTNTDIYNYSIDDGVITCGEGSSCEKQICECDKTAALCLKDHLDTYNKEYRFYSDKNCQEGPMKC, via the exons ATGAAGATCTTATGGAGATCAATGGTGTTGCTGGTTTGCA GTGTTTTGGCAGTAAATGGGAACCTCTTTCAGTTTGGAAGAATGATCCAAAAGCTCACTGGGAAAACGTCTTTCCCCCACTACACCACGTACGGATGTTACTGCGGGGTGGGTGGCCAAGGCAAACCGCGAGACGACACCGACAG CTGCTGCCTGGCCCACGATTGCTGCTACGAAAAGCTGAAGGACTGTAACACCAACACCGACATATACAACTATTCCATCGACGATGGAGTTATTACTTGTG GTGAAGGAAGCAGCTGTGAAAAGCAGATCTGTGAATGTGACAAAACAGCAGCCCTCTGCCTGAAGGACCACCTGGACACTTACAATAAGGAGTATCGCTTTTACTCCGACAAGAACTGCCAGGAAGGACCGATGAAGTGCTGA